The following DNA comes from Acholeplasma equirhinis.
CTATCAAAAATTATTTCAAGATTTGTGGTCCAAACAGTTGCTCCATTATCCTTTTGATTTCTTATGACTTCTGCCATAACATCTAAAAGTGTTTCACCTGTAAAGACAATCTCCTCACCATTTTTAAATGACTCATTATTACCAAATATGTAGTCATTTGTTGCAACTTTATAGTATGTATTAGGATTAATCGATCCTAAACCCGATCTATAAACGACACCAACACCACTTAATTGGTTAATTACACTACCTTTAACTTTAACGGTCACAATTGTATTATCAAAAGGTGAAATTTGGAATAGTTTAGCATAACTTAGTCCCTCGCCATATGAAATGCTTGTTCTTGTACCACCAAAGTTATGAATACCAATATCACTATTTGTATAAATTTGCATCATTTTAGCTAAATAATATGTTAAATCATTTTGAGAATAATAATCTCCTGAATTTAAAATTGGAACATATAAATCTTCAATTTCTTCTACATATGAATTCACTAAATTTTTAATTGATTGATTTTCTTGATTGAGTTTAGGTTCATTATATCGATTTAGATTAACTGCATCAGAATTAATTACACCTAAATTTCTATCATAAGTTAATGTAACTTTACCCAAATTTGTACCATTGGCTCCAGATTGAATGGTATGAACAACACCATGTGAAGTATTTGTATCCCTTACATAAGCATAATGTGTATGTCCATTGAAGATTGCATCAATACGTTTATTACCTGTAAAAGCTGCGACTTGATTGTTATAAAAAGATGCGTCTTGGTGATTAATTGCAACTACAATATCAGCACCTTCTTCTAATCTTACATATTCAGCCCAGTAACCAGTTAATTCAACTGGATCAGTAAAATAATAATCTTGTATTCTTGGATATGAAATTGAACTTTCTAGTCCATAACCAATCGTACCAATTACTGCAATTTTAACACCAGCTTTTTCAATAATTGTATACGGTTCAACATCAACATGACGCTCATTTGTAGTTTTTTCATAGACATTGGCACCTAAAAGTGGGAAGTTTGCTTGTAGTACATTTTCACCATTGAAATATTGTGTAACAACATTAAAACCCCAGTCAAATTCATGATTACCAACAACATACGCATCAAGTTGCATATGATTTAGAATGTCAATTGTGCTTGCACCATCATACCAGTTAGATAAAATTTGTCCTTGAACAATATCACCACCAGATAAAAAGATTGTTTTATTTGGTCTTAATGTTTTAGCTTCTAAAACGACGTTACTAATTTTAGATAATCCAATGGAATCACCATCTTCTAAAATCGCACCATGCAAGTCATTAATATAATAAAATTCAAAATCAATGACTTCTTCATCTTCGCCAGAATCTTTTAATTCAACTTTAACACTTGCAGTAGATTCGTATTTAACTGATTGATAAGTGACAGTAAATGTAATTTCATAACTTCCAACAGTTGTATATTGAACTTTTGCATCACTATACATTAAAAGTGATTTTAAATTGATATCACCAGGTTGATATGTTACAGATACAAGATCTTTATAAATCGGTTTATTATCACCAATATAGTGAATAATCTCATCTGGATGTTCAAAATATACACCAGGTGTAATTTCTTCATTACATGCAGTTATTGTAATACCAATAATGAGTGCACATAAAATAAGTATGATTTTTTTCATTATGTACCAACTTTCCTCCACTATTATACTATAAAAAAATAGAGAATTACTTCTCTATTCTTCAAAAATCTTCATATCATCTTTAGTTAAGTGCTTTACTTGATACATTGCAATATCTGCTTTATGCATTAAATCTCGTAAATTTTGACCGTGAAGTGGGAATATTGCAGTACCAATCGATGCTGTAATTTGAATGCTTTGTTTTTGAATTTTTAATTCTTTTCTTAAAACGCTTGCAACTTTTTGAATTTCAGAGGTCAATTCTTCTTGATATCCTCGATAGTGCAGTAATAATACAAATTCATCTCCACCATACCTGGCTGCAAAATTACTTCCAGAAACAAGTGTATTTAATCTTGTTCCTATTTCTTTTAAGATTTCATCCCCAGTATCATGACCGTATAGATCATTAAATTGTTTAAAGTCATCTAAATCAATCGTAACAATTGCAAAACTTTCTCTATTTTCCACTTTAGAATTAAAGTGTTTAATAAATAATCTTCTGTTTGGTAGTTCAGTTAATGAGTCATAATATGCATATCTATCAAGTTTTTCTTTTAACTCATAAATCTCTGTTATATCTGTAAGTGAAATGATTTTAAGTGTCTCTTCTAATTGTTGAACGATGGATATGGATAATAATGAATGTAGTATTTCTCCATCGTATCTAAGCACTGGAACTTCTTTATTAAAAACATCATGAGGATTTGCATCAAATTGTCGAGTATTCGGTCGATCTTTCACCAAATCAAACATTCGAATTTGTGAATAATGCTTTCCAATTAAATCTTTTTTCGAATATCCTAACTCTCTGATAAGTGTTTCATTTACATCAAGTACAATATCAGTTTCTAAATCCATCATCATCATTGAAAGTGGTGATTGACTGAAAATCGTTTTAAATTTATTTTGTTCATAAGCCATTTGTTGGAATGATTTATCGTTAATAAGTAAATTTAAATTAATAATCATGATTGTAAAGATAATGTAATAAATAAGGATAATGTTATAATCGGTACTATTTGCCAAATGATATGTCGAGTTACTATCTGCAAAAAATGCATTAATAATTCTACTTAACGCAATAAATGCAAGTGCAAACATAAATGAAGCTGTCATAATAATGCTATGATTAGTTTCTTTCTTACGACTTTTTAACAAGAAAAATGCACCTTTTAATGAGATTGCTAAATATGCTACATTTAATGCAATTAACGAGAATGTAATATTTATATTAAACGAATTGAAATAAATAATAGAAATAGCTGCTAGTAACATTAAAATTGATTCTTCATAGTAGTTTGTAAATTTATCAAAGAATCGATTAATTCCAACTAATATTGAGAATAAACCACCTAAGACTAAAATCCCACTGATAGGTACAGTGAAGTCTTTTAAATTAGCATCTGAAAATATTGAAATAATGATACCAAGTGTATGTAAAAATACACCTGTGATCCAACTTTTTATCCCTGAGTATTTTTTACCGACTTTAATATACGATTGAACTAACAATAAACAAGTCGCTATTGCTATTAACAGACAGGTTGCAATGATTGATGTAAAAATCATATATCTCCCTTACATGATTTAAATGTGTTAAATTGATTATAGCAAAATATTTCTAATTTCAATGATTTAGATACTATAAAAAAAGAACTCTGTTCTTGTTTATAGGGTATATGATTGCTATAATGTGTATTTTGCTTTACTTTTAATAGTTTATGATAAAATTATTTAATAAAAACATCAATCGGCAAACTTAGGGCAACCTAAGGACGCAAAGCTATAGGGTCTTTAATTTAAGACAGCCAGTTGCAACTTCTAGTAAGTTAAAACTGCTGTCTTTTTTTGGGGAAAAGTGACATGAGAGTTAGATTACCAATCATTATTTTAATCTTGCTTTGTATATTAGTTGGGGGAACTTCATTTGCATTTTGGACGTATACAAACTTAAATGAAGGTTATTCAATTGAGAATAACCGTGTAACTGTAGGTACAGCTAAAGATGCAACAACAACTGTAGATTTTTCATATTTAGGTTCTGCTAATTATAAATTAGTCCC
Coding sequences within:
- a CDS encoding bifunctional metallophosphatase/5'-nucleotidase: MKKIILILCALIIGITITACNEEITPGVYFEHPDEIIHYIGDNKPIYKDLVSVTYQPGDINLKSLLMYSDAKVQYTTVGSYEITFTVTYQSVKYESTASVKVELKDSGEDEEVIDFEFYYINDLHGAILEDGDSIGLSKISNVVLEAKTLRPNKTIFLSGGDIVQGQILSNWYDGASTIDILNHMQLDAYVVGNHEFDWGFNVVTQYFNGENVLQANFPLLGANVYEKTTNERHVDVEPYTIIEKAGVKIAVIGTIGYGLESSISYPRIQDYYFTDPVELTGYWAEYVRLEEGADIVVAINHQDASFYNNQVAAFTGNKRIDAIFNGHTHYAYVRDTNTSHGVVHTIQSGANGTNLGKVTLTYDRNLGVINSDAVNLNRYNEPKLNQENQSIKNLVNSYVEEIEDLYVPILNSGDYYSQNDLTYYLAKMMQIYTNSDIGIHNFGGTRTSISYGEGLSYAKLFQISPFDNTIVTVKVKGSVINQLSGVGVVYRSGLGSINPNTYYKVATNDYIFGNNESFKNGEEIVFTGETLLDVMAEVIRNQKDNGATVWTTNLEIIFDSNLKTFSSVYLPRKEYFI
- a CDS encoding sensor domain-containing diguanylate cyclase is translated as MIFTSIIATCLLIAIATCLLLVQSYIKVGKKYSGIKSWITGVFLHTLGIIISIFSDANLKDFTVPISGILVLGGLFSILVGINRFFDKFTNYYEESILMLLAAISIIYFNSFNINITFSLIALNVAYLAISLKGAFFLLKSRKKETNHSIIMTASFMFALAFIALSRIINAFFADSNSTYHLANSTDYNIILIYYIIFTIMIINLNLLINDKSFQQMAYEQNKFKTIFSQSPLSMMMMDLETDIVLDVNETLIRELGYSKKDLIGKHYSQIRMFDLVKDRPNTRQFDANPHDVFNKEVPVLRYDGEILHSLLSISIVQQLEETLKIISLTDITEIYELKEKLDRYAYYDSLTELPNRRLFIKHFNSKVENRESFAIVTIDLDDFKQFNDLYGHDTGDEILKEIGTRLNTLVSGSNFAARYGGDEFVLLLHYRGYQEELTSEIQKVASVLRKELKIQKQSIQITASIGTAIFPLHGQNLRDLMHKADIAMYQVKHLTKDDMKIFEE